The Streptomyces cynarae genome contains a region encoding:
- a CDS encoding PaaI family thioesterase, translating to MSGTSSGLTPPADAVAPVRHPDAPAPGEPLGAHYGQCFGCGGEQPHGLRLEARAGDGVSVTAEFTVRPAHQGAPGLAHGGVLATALDETLGSLNWLLRTIAVTGRLETDFVRPVPVGTVLYLDAEVTAVAGRKIYSRATGRIGGPEGPVAVRAEALFIEVKVDHFTEHGRPQEIRAAMDDPDQLRRVRAFEVNP from the coding sequence GTGAGTGGTACTTCCTCCGGTCTGACGCCCCCCGCCGACGCGGTCGCGCCCGTACGGCACCCCGACGCCCCGGCGCCGGGCGAGCCGCTCGGCGCGCACTACGGACAGTGCTTCGGGTGCGGGGGAGAGCAGCCGCACGGGCTGCGTCTCGAGGCGCGGGCCGGTGACGGGGTGTCCGTCACCGCCGAGTTCACCGTCCGTCCCGCCCACCAGGGCGCGCCCGGCCTCGCCCACGGCGGGGTCCTCGCCACCGCCCTCGACGAGACCCTGGGCTCCCTCAACTGGCTCCTGCGCACCATCGCGGTCACAGGACGGCTGGAGACCGACTTCGTACGGCCCGTGCCCGTGGGTACCGTGCTGTATCTGGACGCCGAAGTGACGGCGGTGGCCGGGCGGAAGATCTACTCGAGGGCGACCGGGCGGATCGGCGGCCCCGAGGGGCCCGTCGCCGTCCGTGCCGAGGCCCTGTTCATCGAGGTGAAGGTGGACCACTTCACCGAGCACGGGCGCCCCCAGGAGATCCGGGCGGCCATGGACGACCCGGACCAGCTCCGGCGCGTACGAGCCTTCGAGGTGAACCCGTGA
- the dut gene encoding dUTP diphosphatase, whose product MSREPVNVLIRRVDPEVPLPAYAHPGDAGADLRTTVGCELAPGQRAVLPTGVSVALPEGYAAFVHPRSGLAARCGVALVNAPGTVDAGYRGEIKVIVVNLDPRESVRFERFDRIAQLVVQQVERVRFQEVAELPDSARAEGGFGSTGGHAAVGGTTGGNRYASVVSDREGQ is encoded by the coding sequence GTGAGCCGCGAACCTGTGAACGTGCTGATCCGGCGTGTTGACCCGGAGGTACCGCTTCCGGCGTACGCGCACCCCGGTGACGCGGGAGCCGATCTGCGCACCACCGTCGGCTGCGAACTCGCGCCCGGTCAACGGGCCGTTCTGCCCACCGGCGTGTCTGTGGCGCTGCCCGAGGGGTACGCGGCCTTCGTGCATCCGCGGTCCGGTCTCGCCGCACGCTGCGGTGTCGCCCTCGTCAATGCCCCGGGGACGGTGGATGCCGGGTACCGTGGGGAGATCAAGGTGATCGTGGTGAATCTCGACCCGCGCGAGTCCGTGCGGTTCGAGCGCTTCGACCGGATTGCCCAACTGGTCGTCCAGCAGGTCGAGAGGGTCCGCTTCCAGGAGGTCGCGGAGCTTCCCGACTCCGCGCGGGCCGAGGGGGGCTTCGGGTCCACCGGCGGTCATGCCGCCGTGGGCGGCACAACGGGTGGGAATCGATACGCTTCGGTCGTATCCGACCGGGAAGGACAGTGA
- a CDS encoding DUF3710 domain-containing protein, translated as MFGRRKKKDAAEDAAGEAEQVVDGVDAEADDEVERERVRLEPEPRPDGPWDVSEVREPGEGRVDLGGLFVPGVEGMELRVEVAGDAIVAATVVLRDSAIQLQAFAAPKREGIWGEVREEIAGGITQQGGIVDEVEGPLGWELRAQVPVQLPDGTSGFQVVRFVGVDGPRWFLRGVISGQGAVQPQAAGLLEQIFRDTVVVRGEGPMAPRDPIVLKLPNDAQMVPEGVQQEEGSRFSGGMGQLQRGPEITEVR; from the coding sequence GTGTTCGGACGTCGCAAGAAGAAGGATGCCGCCGAGGACGCGGCCGGCGAGGCCGAGCAGGTCGTCGACGGTGTCGACGCTGAGGCGGACGACGAGGTCGAGCGCGAGCGCGTGAGGCTGGAGCCCGAGCCCCGGCCCGACGGGCCCTGGGACGTGTCCGAGGTCCGGGAGCCCGGCGAGGGCCGGGTGGACCTGGGCGGGCTGTTCGTGCCCGGCGTCGAGGGCATGGAGCTGCGGGTCGAGGTCGCGGGCGACGCGATCGTCGCGGCGACCGTCGTGCTGCGCGACAGCGCCATCCAGCTCCAGGCGTTCGCCGCGCCCAAGCGCGAGGGCATCTGGGGCGAGGTGCGCGAGGAGATCGCCGGCGGCATCACCCAGCAGGGTGGCATCGTCGACGAGGTCGAGGGGCCGCTGGGCTGGGAGCTGCGCGCGCAGGTGCCGGTGCAGCTGCCGGACGGCACGAGCGGGTTCCAGGTCGTGCGGTTCGTCGGCGTGGACGGTCCCCGCTGGTTCCTGCGCGGCGTGATCTCCGGGCAGGGCGCCGTGCAGCCGCAGGCCGCCGGCCTGCTCGAGCAGATCTTCCGCGACACGGTCGTGGTCCGCGGCGAGGGCCCCATGGCACCGCGCGACCCGATCGTCCTGAAACTGCCGAACGACGCCCAGATGGTGCCCGAGGGCGTCCAGCAGGAGGAGGGCTCCCGCTTCTCCGGCGGTATGGGCCAGCTGCAGCGCGGCCCGGAGATCACCGAGGTCCGCTAG
- a CDS encoding sensor histidine kinase: protein MGRGKLRIYLGAAPGVGKTYAMLSEAHRRVERGTDCVVGFVEHHGRSRTEVMLHGLEQIPRRELEYRGSLFTEMDVDAVLRRAPAVALVDELAHTNVPGSRNAKRWQDVEELLAAGIDVVSTVNIQHLESLGDVVESITGIRQRETVPDEVVRRADQIELVDMSPQALRRRMAHGNIYQPDKIDAALSNYFRPGNLTALRELALLWVADRVDEYLNEYRSRHQVSAIWGSRERIVVGLTGGPEGRTLIRRAARLAEKGAGGEVMAVYIARSDGLTSASPKELAVQRTLVEDLGGTFHHVVGEDIPAALLDFARGVNATQIVLGSSRRKAWQYVFGPGVGATVARESGPDLDVHIVTHEEVAKGRGLPVARGARLGRTRILAGWLVGVLGPVVLALLLNTVDLGLANDMLLFLALTVAAALLGGLFPALASAALGSFLLNYYYTPPLHRLTIADPRNIVAIAIFVAVAVSVASVVDLAARRTHQAARLRAESEILSFLAGSVLRGETSLEALLERVRETFGMESAALLERESDVAPWTCAGSVGPGAPVGRPEDADVDVPAGDHMALALSGRVLPASDRRVLAAFAAQAAVVLDRQRLQKEAEQARTLAEGNRIRTALLAAVSHDLRTPLAGIKASVTSLRSDDVEWSDEDRAELLAAIEEGADRLDHLVGNLLDMSRLQTGTVTPLIREIDVDEVVPMALGGVPEDNVELDVPETLPMVAVDAGLLERTVANLVENAVKYSPLGSPVLVAASALADRVEVRVVDRGPGVPDEAKERIFEPFQRYGDAPRGAGVGLGLAVARGFAEAMGGTLNAEDTPGGGLTMVLTLRAVNGGAHHPVRVAEPERQTT, encoded by the coding sequence ATGGGACGCGGCAAGCTACGGATCTACCTCGGCGCGGCACCGGGCGTCGGCAAGACCTACGCCATGCTGTCCGAGGCGCACCGGCGCGTCGAGCGCGGCACGGACTGCGTGGTCGGCTTCGTGGAGCACCACGGCCGGTCCCGCACCGAGGTGATGCTGCACGGACTGGAGCAGATCCCGCGCAGGGAGCTGGAGTACCGCGGAAGCCTCTTCACGGAGATGGACGTGGACGCCGTGCTGCGCCGCGCCCCCGCCGTCGCCCTGGTGGACGAACTCGCCCACACCAATGTCCCCGGCTCCCGCAACGCCAAGCGCTGGCAGGACGTCGAGGAGCTGCTGGCCGCCGGGATCGACGTCGTCTCCACCGTCAACATCCAGCACCTGGAGTCCCTCGGCGACGTCGTGGAGTCGATAACGGGCATACGGCAGCGCGAGACCGTCCCCGACGAGGTGGTGCGCCGCGCCGACCAGATAGAGCTCGTCGACATGTCTCCGCAGGCCCTGCGCCGGCGCATGGCGCACGGCAACATCTACCAGCCCGACAAGATCGACGCCGCCCTGTCGAACTACTTCCGGCCCGGAAACCTGACCGCGCTGCGCGAGCTGGCCCTGCTGTGGGTGGCGGACCGGGTCGACGAATACCTGAACGAGTACCGCAGCCGGCACCAGGTGTCGGCGATCTGGGGCTCCCGCGAGCGGATCGTCGTCGGGCTCACCGGCGGCCCCGAGGGACGGACCCTGATCCGCCGCGCCGCCCGCCTCGCGGAGAAGGGCGCCGGCGGTGAGGTGATGGCCGTCTACATCGCCCGCAGTGACGGGCTCACCTCCGCCTCGCCCAAGGAACTCGCCGTCCAGCGCACCCTCGTCGAGGACCTGGGCGGCACCTTCCACCACGTGGTGGGCGAAGACATCCCCGCGGCGCTGCTCGACTTCGCCCGCGGAGTGAACGCCACCCAGATCGTCCTCGGCTCCTCGCGCCGCAAGGCCTGGCAGTACGTCTTCGGGCCCGGCGTCGGTGCCACGGTCGCCCGCGAGTCCGGGCCCGATCTCGACGTGCACATCGTCACCCACGAGGAGGTCGCCAAGGGCCGCGGCCTGCCGGTGGCCCGGGGCGCACGCCTCGGCCGTACGCGCATCCTCGCCGGATGGCTGGTCGGCGTCCTCGGCCCGGTCGTCCTGGCGCTGCTGCTGAACACCGTCGACCTGGGCCTCGCCAACGACATGCTGCTGTTCCTGGCGCTGACCGTGGCGGCAGCCCTGCTCGGCGGACTCTTCCCGGCGCTCGCCTCGGCGGCCTTGGGCTCGTTCCTGCTGAACTACTACTACACGCCCCCGCTGCACCGGCTGACGATCGCCGACCCGCGGAACATCGTCGCCATCGCGATCTTCGTCGCGGTCGCGGTGTCGGTGGCCTCGGTGGTGGACCTCGCCGCCCGGCGCACCCACCAGGCGGCCAGGCTGCGCGCCGAGTCCGAGATCCTCTCCTTCCTCGCGGGCAGCGTGCTGCGCGGCGAGACCAGCCTGGAGGCGCTGCTGGAGCGGGTGCGGGAGACCTTCGGCATGGAGTCCGCCGCACTGCTGGAGCGTGAGAGCGACGTCGCGCCATGGACCTGCGCGGGCAGCGTCGGCCCCGGCGCCCCGGTCGGGCGCCCGGAGGACGCCGACGTGGACGTGCCCGCCGGCGACCACATGGCGCTCGCTCTGTCCGGGCGCGTCCTGCCCGCCTCCGACCGCCGGGTGCTGGCAGCCTTCGCCGCGCAGGCCGCGGTGGTCCTGGACCGGCAGCGTCTGCAGAAGGAGGCCGAACAGGCCCGCACCCTCGCCGAGGGCAACCGCATCCGCACCGCCCTGCTGGCCGCCGTCAGCCATGACCTGCGCACCCCGCTCGCGGGCATCAAGGCATCGGTGACCTCCCTCAGGTCGGACGACGTGGAGTGGTCCGACGAGGACCGCGCGGAGCTGCTGGCGGCGATCGAGGAGGGCGCCGACCGGCTCGACCATCTGGTCGGCAACCTGCTCGACATGTCCCGCCTCCAGACCGGCACCGTCACCCCGCTGATCCGGGAGATCGACGTCGACGAGGTGGTTCCGATGGCGCTCGGCGGCGTGCCGGAGGACAACGTGGAACTCGACGTCCCCGAGACGTTGCCGATGGTCGCCGTGGACGCCGGGCTGCTCGAGCGCACGGTGGCGAACCTCGTGGAGAACGCGGTCAAGTACAGCCCCCTCGGCTCACCCGTCCTGGTCGCCGCCAGCGCCCTCGCCGACCGGGTGGAGGTGCGCGTCGTCGACCGCGGCCCGGGCGTCCCCGACGAGGCGAAGGAACGCATCTTCGAGCCCTTCCAGCGCTACGGCGACGCCCCCCGCGGCGCCGGCGTCGGCCTCGGCCTCGCGGTCGCCCGCGGCTTCGCCGAGGCCATGGGCGGCACCCTGAACGCGGAGGACACTCCCGGCGGAGGGCTCACCATGGTCCTCACCCTGCGGGCCGTGAACGGCGGCGCCCACCACCCCGTACGAGTCGCCGAACCAGAAAGGCAGACCACATGA
- a CDS encoding response regulator produces the protein MTRVLVVDDEPQIVRALVINLKARKYDVEAATDGASALRLAAARHPDVVVLDLGLPDLDGVEVIKGLRGWTRVPIIVLSARHSSDEKVQALDAGADDYVTKPFGMDELLARLRAAVRRAEPNGGGEDDVIVETEGFTVDLAAKKVNRAGKDVRLTPTEWHLLEVLVRNTGRLVSQKQLLQEVWGPSYGTETNYLRVYMAQLRRKLETDPSHPQHFMTEPGMGYRFEK, from the coding sequence ATGACCCGGGTGCTCGTGGTCGATGACGAGCCGCAGATCGTGCGCGCCCTCGTGATCAACCTGAAGGCGCGCAAGTACGACGTCGAGGCGGCCACCGACGGCGCGAGCGCGCTCCGGCTCGCCGCCGCCCGTCACCCCGACGTCGTGGTGCTGGACCTCGGGCTGCCCGACCTGGACGGTGTCGAGGTGATCAAGGGGCTGCGCGGCTGGACCCGGGTGCCGATCATCGTGCTGTCCGCCCGCCACTCCTCCGACGAGAAGGTGCAGGCGCTGGACGCGGGCGCCGACGACTACGTCACCAAGCCGTTCGGCATGGACGAGCTGCTGGCCCGCCTGCGCGCCGCCGTCCGCCGCGCGGAGCCCAACGGGGGCGGCGAGGACGACGTGATCGTGGAGACCGAGGGCTTCACGGTCGACCTGGCCGCGAAGAAGGTCAACCGGGCCGGGAAGGACGTGCGCCTCACACCCACGGAGTGGCACCTGCTGGAGGTGCTGGTCCGCAACACCGGCCGCCTGGTCAGCCAGAAACAGCTGCTGCAGGAGGTGTGGGGGCCGTCGTACGGGACGGAGACGAACTACCTGCGGGTGTACATGGCCCAGCTGCGCCGGAAGCTGGAGACGGACCCGTCGCATCCCCAGCACTTCATGACGGAGCCGGGGATGGGGTACCGGTTCGAGAAGTGA
- a CDS encoding OB-fold nucleic acid binding domain-containing protein: MSAVPRSEKPAGRLRRMLDRLSSSQEDLESEELREDAETAGCTRIGDCHDRQIVTVTGTLRTVTLRPRAGVPALEAELFDGSAALDVVWLGRRSIVGIEPGRKLIASGRISMSRGRRVLFNPKYELRPLGRE; this comes from the coding sequence ATGAGCGCTGTTCCTCGTTCCGAAAAGCCGGCGGGCCGCCTCCGGCGCATGCTGGACCGGCTCTCCTCGTCGCAGGAGGACCTGGAGTCCGAGGAACTGCGGGAGGACGCCGAGACCGCGGGCTGTACGCGGATCGGCGACTGCCACGACCGACAGATCGTCACGGTTACTGGTACCTTGCGCACGGTCACGCTGCGCCCGCGGGCCGGTGTCCCGGCGCTGGAGGCCGAGCTGTTCGACGGTTCGGCCGCGCTGGACGTGGTCTGGCTCGGCAGGCGCTCGATCGTCGGGATAGAGCCGGGACGCAAGCTGATCGCGTCGGGCCGGATCTCGATGAGCCGGGGCCGCAGAGTGCTGTTCAACCCCAAGTACGAACTCAGACCGCTCGGACGGGAGTAG
- a CDS encoding DUF3159 domain-containing protein encodes MTSLEKPTEDAQQDSRAVTEAALFEAFGGVRGMVETVVPGLFFVTIFTINKNLHWSAIVALAVSLLLVVVRLAMRDTVKHAFSGVFGVAFGVVFAMMTGNAKDFYLPGMLYTLGLGLAYIITTLAGVPLIGLILGPVFKENLSWRTRNPGRKKAYAKASWAWGLILLGKCAILFPLYWWANTAQLGWVLIALKIPPFLLAVWLTWVFLAKAPAPIDVFAEMEAEEAAAKTEEAAAKSEGAGRHRREA; translated from the coding sequence GTGACGTCACTCGAGAAGCCGACCGAAGACGCCCAGCAGGATTCGCGGGCGGTGACCGAGGCCGCGCTCTTCGAGGCGTTCGGCGGGGTCCGCGGCATGGTCGAGACCGTGGTGCCCGGCCTGTTCTTCGTCACGATCTTCACCATCAACAAGAACCTGCACTGGTCGGCGATCGTCGCGCTCGCCGTGTCCCTGCTGCTGGTGGTGGTCCGCCTCGCCATGCGGGACACCGTGAAGCACGCGTTCAGCGGTGTCTTCGGCGTGGCGTTCGGCGTGGTCTTCGCGATGATGACCGGCAACGCGAAGGACTTCTACCTGCCGGGCATGCTCTACACGCTGGGCCTCGGCCTCGCGTACATCATCACCACGCTCGCCGGGGTCCCGCTGATCGGCCTGATCCTCGGCCCGGTCTTCAAGGAGAACCTCTCCTGGCGCACGCGCAACCCGGGCCGTAAGAAGGCCTACGCCAAGGCCAGCTGGGCCTGGGGGCTGATCCTGCTCGGCAAGTGCGCGATCCTGTTCCCCCTGTACTGGTGGGCGAACACCGCCCAGCTGGGCTGGGTCCTGATCGCGTTGAAGATCCCGCCGTTCCTGCTCGCCGTGTGGCTGACGTGGGTGTTCCTGGCGAAGGCGCCCGCGCCGATCGACGTGTTCGCGGAGATGGAGGCCGAAGAGGCCGCCGCCAAGACCGAAGAGGCCGCCGCCAAGAGCGAAGGGGCCGGGCGGCACCGTCGGGAGGCTTAG
- a CDS encoding potassium channel family protein, with amino-acid sequence MRVAIAGAGAVGRSIAGELLENGHEVLLIDKAPTAISVERVPQAEWLLADACEITSLDEAALQRCNVVIAATGDDKVNLVVSLLAKTEYGVPRVVARVNNPKNEWLFNEAWGVDVAVSTPRLMSALVEEAVSVGDLVRLLRFSHGDANLVELTLPPESALAGTQVGDVQWPEDTSLVTIIRGTRVLTPSQEDSLEAGDELLFVAAQAREGQLEELLSVRREDAAG; translated from the coding sequence ATGAGGGTCGCCATTGCCGGTGCCGGCGCGGTCGGTCGCTCGATCGCGGGCGAACTGCTGGAGAACGGCCACGAGGTCCTTCTCATCGACAAGGCGCCGACCGCGATCTCGGTCGAGCGCGTGCCGCAGGCGGAGTGGCTGTTGGCCGACGCCTGCGAGATCACGTCCCTGGACGAGGCGGCGCTCCAGCGCTGCAACGTGGTGATCGCCGCGACGGGCGACGACAAGGTGAACCTGGTCGTGTCGCTGCTGGCGAAGACGGAGTACGGCGTCCCGCGCGTCGTCGCCCGGGTCAACAACCCGAAGAACGAGTGGCTGTTCAACGAGGCGTGGGGCGTGGACGTGGCCGTGTCCACCCCGCGCCTGATGTCGGCGCTGGTGGAGGAGGCGGTGAGCGTCGGCGACCTGGTCCGTCTGCTCCGCTTCAGCCACGGCGACGCGAACCTGGTCGAGCTGACCCTGCCGCCCGAGTCGGCCCTGGCGGGTACGCAGGTGGGCGATGTGCAGTGGCCCGAGGACACATCCCTGGTGACGATCATCCGCGGCACCCGAGTTCTGACACCGTCCCAGGAGGACTCCCTGGAGGCGGGCGACGAACTGCTCTTCGTGGCGGCCCAGGCACGCGAGGGTCAGCTGGAGGAGCTGCTGTCGGTACGCAGGGAGGACGCGGCGGGCTAG
- a CDS encoding potassium channel family protein translates to MHIVIMGCGRVGSALAQTLEQQGHTVAVIDQDPTAFRRLGSGFGGRRVTGVGFDQDTLREAGIEEAGAFAAVSSGDNSNIIAARVAREMFGIENVAARIYDPRRAEVYQRLGIPTVATVRWTADQMLRRLLPSGAEPLWRDPTGGVQLAEVHASPKWVGHKISKLQEETGVRVAFLTRLGEAMLPTSQTVLQEGDLVHVMMRADDVEKVETAFAEGPEEESGH, encoded by the coding sequence GTGCACATCGTCATCATGGGCTGCGGAAGAGTGGGTTCCGCTCTGGCCCAGACCCTGGAGCAACAGGGGCACACGGTCGCAGTGATCGACCAGGACCCCACCGCCTTCCGACGACTGGGCTCCGGGTTCGGCGGCCGTCGTGTCACCGGCGTCGGCTTCGACCAGGACACCCTGCGCGAGGCTGGCATCGAGGAGGCCGGTGCCTTCGCCGCCGTCTCGAGCGGCGACAACTCGAACATCATCGCGGCGCGGGTCGCCCGCGAGATGTTCGGCATCGAGAACGTCGCGGCCCGGATCTACGACCCCCGCCGCGCCGAGGTCTACCAACGGCTCGGCATCCCGACCGTGGCCACGGTCCGCTGGACGGCGGACCAGATGCTGCGGCGTCTGCTGCCGTCCGGTGCGGAGCCGCTGTGGCGCGACCCCACCGGAGGGGTCCAGCTCGCCGAGGTGCACGCGTCGCCGAAGTGGGTCGGCCACAAGATCAGCAAGCTGCAGGAGGAGACCGGCGTCCGGGTGGCGTTCCTCACCCGGCTGGGCGAGGCGATGCTGCCCACCTCGCAGACGGTGCTGCAGGAGGGCGACCTCGTGCACGTGATGATGCGGGCGGACGACGTCGAGAAGGTCGAGACGGCGTTCGCCGAGGGCCCTGAAGAGGAGAGCGGTCACTGA
- a CDS encoding APC family permease, with protein MSKLTDVPKRILIGRALRSDRLGETLLPKRIALPVFASDPLSSVAYAPGEVLLVLSIAGVSAYHFSPWIAVAVVVLMFTVVASYRQNVHAYPSGGGDYEVATTNLGPKAGLTVASALLVDYVLTVAVSISSGIENLGSAVPFVVEHKVFCAVAVVVLLTLMNLRGVKESGTLFAIPTYVFVAGVFIMIAWGAFRGLVLDDTMRAPTAAYQIKAEHQGIAGFALVFLLLRAFSSGCAALTGVEAISNGVPAFRKPKSKNAATTLAMMGLLAVTMFCGIIVLAMTTKVRMAEHPATDLLHNGNPLGSGYVQNPVISQVAEAVFGKGSFLFVVLAAATALVLFLAANTAYNGFPLLGSILAQDRYLPRQLHTRGDRLAFSNGIVLLAGAATLLIFIYGADSTRLIQLYIVGVFVSFTLSQTGMVKHWNRHLAVEKDQAKRRHMIRSRAINAFGAFFTGLVLVVVLVTKFTHGAWVALLGMCIFFATMTAIRRHYDGVAEELAAPEGPSDDSVRPSRVHSVVLISKIHRPTLRALAYAKLLRTDTLEALSVNVDPAETKALREEWERRGIDVPLKVLDSPYREITRPVIEYVKGLRRESPRDAVSVIIPEYVVGHWYEHLLHNQSALRLKGRLLFTPGIMVTSVPYQLASSEAAKRRARKRQEWNAPGAVRRGPAQERTRESSASQASQS; from the coding sequence GTGTCCAAACTGACCGACGTGCCCAAACGGATCCTGATCGGGCGCGCACTGCGCAGCGACCGGCTGGGGGAAACGCTCCTGCCGAAGCGCATCGCACTCCCCGTCTTCGCCTCCGACCCGCTCTCCTCCGTCGCGTACGCGCCCGGAGAAGTTCTGCTGGTCCTCTCCATCGCGGGCGTGTCGGCCTACCACTTCAGCCCCTGGATCGCCGTCGCCGTCGTCGTGCTCATGTTCACGGTGGTCGCCTCCTACCGGCAGAACGTGCACGCGTACCCCAGCGGCGGCGGCGACTACGAGGTGGCCACCACCAACCTCGGTCCCAAGGCCGGTCTCACCGTCGCCAGCGCCCTGCTCGTCGACTACGTCCTCACGGTCGCCGTGTCGATCTCGTCCGGCATCGAGAACCTGGGCTCCGCGGTCCCGTTCGTCGTCGAGCACAAGGTGTTCTGCGCGGTCGCCGTGGTCGTGCTGCTCACACTGATGAACCTGCGCGGCGTCAAGGAGTCCGGCACGCTGTTCGCGATCCCGACCTACGTCTTCGTCGCGGGCGTCTTCATCATGATCGCGTGGGGTGCGTTCCGCGGGCTGGTCCTCGACGACACCATGCGGGCGCCCACGGCCGCGTACCAGATCAAGGCCGAGCACCAGGGCATAGCGGGCTTCGCGCTCGTCTTCCTCCTCCTGCGCGCCTTCTCCTCCGGCTGCGCCGCCCTCACCGGTGTGGAGGCGATCTCCAACGGCGTCCCGGCCTTCCGCAAGCCCAAGTCGAAGAACGCGGCGACCACGCTCGCGATGATGGGCCTGCTCGCCGTCACCATGTTCTGCGGCATCATCGTCCTCGCCATGACGACCAAGGTCCGCATGGCCGAGCACCCGGCTACCGACCTGCTCCACAACGGCAACCCGCTCGGCTCCGGATACGTCCAGAACCCGGTGATCTCGCAGGTCGCCGAGGCCGTCTTCGGCAAGGGCAGCTTCCTGTTCGTCGTCCTCGCCGCCGCCACCGCGCTGGTGCTGTTCCTCGCCGCGAACACCGCCTACAACGGCTTCCCGCTGCTCGGCTCGATCCTCGCCCAGGACCGGTACCTGCCGCGCCAGCTGCACACCCGCGGCGACCGCCTCGCCTTCTCCAACGGCATCGTGCTGCTCGCCGGTGCGGCGACACTGCTGATCTTCATCTACGGCGCCGACTCGACCCGGCTGATCCAGCTCTACATCGTGGGCGTGTTCGTCTCCTTCACGCTCAGCCAGACCGGCATGGTCAAGCACTGGAACCGGCACCTGGCCGTGGAGAAGGACCAGGCCAAGCGCCGCCACATGATCCGTTCGCGCGCCATCAACGCCTTCGGCGCCTTCTTCACCGGTCTGGTGCTGGTCGTCGTCCTGGTCACGAAGTTCACGCACGGCGCCTGGGTCGCCCTGCTCGGCATGTGCATCTTCTTCGCGACGATGACCGCGATCCGTCGCCACTACGACGGTGTGGCCGAGGAACTCGCCGCGCCCGAGGGCCCCAGCGACGACAGCGTGCGCCCCTCCCGGGTCCACTCGGTGGTTCTGATCTCCAAGATCCACCGTCCCACGCTGCGCGCCCTCGCCTACGCCAAACTGCTGCGCACGGACACCCTGGAGGCACTCAGCGTCAACGTCGACCCGGCGGAGACGAAGGCGCTGCGGGAGGAGTGGGAGCGGCGCGGCATCGACGTACCGCTGAAGGTCCTCGACTCGCCGTACCGGGAGATCACCCGCCCCGTGATCGAGTACGTCAAGGGCCTGCGCCGCGAGTCCCCGCGCGACGCCGTCTCGGTGATCATCCCCGAGTACGTGGTCGGCCACTGGTACGAGCATCTGCTGCACAACCAGAGCGCGCTGCGGCTCAAGGGCCGGCTGCTGTTCACGCCGGGCATCATGGTGACCTCGGTGCCGTACCAGCTGGCGTCCTCGGAGGCGGCCAAGCGGCGTGCCCGCAAGCGGCAGGAGTGGAACGCGCCGGGCGCGGTGCGGCGCGGACCGGCGCAGGAGCGGACGCGGGAGTCGTCGGCCTCCCAGGCATCGCAGAGCTGA